Proteins encoded in a region of the Armatimonadota bacterium genome:
- a CDS encoding DNA polymerase: MEQERVNQVLRSLAQRYAEVARQVLGENLTSVVLYGSVARGEAVCGSDIDLLIICRDLPRGIFDRQRVLEPIREQLQPEIDALWAQGCYSDFSELLKTEQEAQHTIPPYLDMTEDALLLYDREGFFHNILQRLRTRLAELGAQRKRLGKLRYWDLKPDFQPGEVIEL, from the coding sequence ATGGAGCAAGAGCGTGTCAATCAGGTTCTGCGCTCGCTGGCGCAACGGTATGCAGAGGTCGCGCGGCAGGTACTGGGCGAAAACCTGACCTCCGTCGTGCTGTACGGCTCCGTAGCGCGGGGAGAGGCAGTGTGCGGCTCCGACATCGACCTGCTGATTATCTGCCGCGATTTACCCAGAGGCATCTTTGACAGGCAGCGCGTTCTGGAGCCGATACGGGAGCAACTCCAGCCGGAGATCGATGCTCTCTGGGCACAGGGTTGCTACTCTGATTTTTCAGAACTGCTGAAAACGGAGCAGGAAGCCCAGCACACCATCCCGCCGTACCTGGACATGACGGAGGACGCGCTCTTGCTGTATGACCGCGAAGGCTTCTTCCACAACATCCTGCAACGCCTGAGAACGCGCCTTGCAGAGCTGGGAGCCCAGCGCAAGAGACTGGGCAAGCTGCGCTACTGGGACCTCAAGCCCGACTTCCAGCCCGGGGAGGTGATCGAGTTGTGA
- a CDS encoding 3-deoxy-7-phosphoheptulonate synthase: protein MEKTVIGAVGVPEEEKPNLVEQFEALPFVERVITILAPYKLAAKAYRPEGTVVTVADKVSIGGQQVCIMAGPCTVETPEQTLSTAHAVKEAGAHMLRGGAYKPSTSPYSFQGLGVEGLKILAEARRQTGLPVVTEVMDPRNVELVCRYADMLQIGTRNMQNYDLLREVGKTRHPVLLKRGMWARIDEWLMAAEYIMKGGNENVVLCERGIRTFETATRNTLDLSAVAVAKQESHLPVIVDPSQGTGKWSLVTAMSRAAIAAGADGLIIEVHPHPEQALKDGAQSLTFENFQQLMVEVRAIAQAMGKGM, encoded by the coding sequence GTGGAGAAAACCGTCATCGGCGCGGTGGGTGTGCCTGAAGAGGAGAAGCCCAATCTGGTAGAGCAGTTCGAAGCTCTGCCCTTTGTGGAACGTGTCATTACCATCCTCGCCCCGTACAAACTGGCGGCGAAGGCGTATCGACCGGAAGGCACGGTGGTGACGGTTGCCGATAAGGTGTCCATCGGTGGGCAGCAGGTGTGCATCATGGCAGGTCCCTGCACGGTGGAGACGCCGGAGCAAACGCTTTCCACCGCACACGCAGTGAAAGAGGCGGGGGCACACATGCTGCGAGGTGGCGCGTACAAGCCCAGTACGTCGCCCTACTCATTCCAAGGGCTGGGTGTAGAAGGGCTAAAGATACTGGCGGAAGCGCGCAGGCAGACAGGCTTGCCCGTGGTGACCGAGGTGATGGACCCGCGCAACGTGGAGCTGGTATGCCGGTATGCGGATATGCTGCAGATTGGCACGCGCAACATGCAGAACTACGACCTTCTGCGCGAGGTAGGCAAGACGCGCCACCCCGTGCTGCTGAAGCGGGGCATGTGGGCGCGAATCGACGAATGGCTGATGGCAGCGGAATACATCATGAAGGGCGGAAACGAGAACGTGGTGTTGTGCGAGCGTGGCATCCGCACCTTCGAAACCGCCACACGCAACACGTTAGACCTGTCTGCGGTGGCTGTGGCGAAGCAGGAGTCGCACCTGCCGGTGATTGTGGATCCCAGTCAGGGTACGGGCAAGTGGAGCTTGGTGACCGCCATGAGCCGTGCCGCCATCGCCGCCGGAGCAGATGGGTTGATTATCGAGGTGCACCCGCATCCCGAGCAGGCGTTGAAAGACGGTGCGCAATCGCTCACCTTCGAGAACTTCCAGCAGCTGATGGTGGAGGTACGCGCTATCGCGCAGGCGATGGGCAAGGGGATGTAG
- the hisC gene encoding histidinol-phosphate aminotransferase translates to MNMPLIRPNVLELEPYSPGKPIEEVKRELGLTDVVKLASNENPLGPSPRAIEAATRAMQSVNLYPDGSCFELRQAVAKHVGMPPECLLFGNGSDELIHYIGLTFLMPGDEVITGHPSFVRYDAAAKLNNAPLQLVPLREHRFDLSAILERVNERTKIIFIANPNNPTGTIVTADEVEAFMNALPEHVVVVWDQAYQEYVSRPDYPDTLRYVRDGRPVIVLRTFSKAYALAGLRVGYAIARADIVDAMNRVREPFNVNSVAQAAALAALQDQEHLRKAVELNRQGLEYFYQHFERLGLTYVRSEANCVMVDLGRDSQPVFQALLRKGVIVRTGHIFGLPTYLRITTGKPEENERFICALEEVLQA, encoded by the coding sequence ATGAATATGCCTTTGATACGCCCGAACGTGTTGGAGCTGGAACCCTACAGCCCCGGCAAACCGATTGAGGAGGTAAAACGCGAGCTGGGGTTGACGGATGTGGTCAAGCTGGCTTCCAATGAGAATCCGCTCGGACCCTCGCCACGCGCCATCGAAGCGGCGACGCGGGCGATGCAGTCCGTCAATCTTTACCCTGACGGCAGCTGCTTCGAACTGCGGCAGGCGGTAGCGAAGCATGTGGGCATGCCGCCGGAGTGCCTGCTGTTCGGCAACGGTTCGGATGAGTTGATACACTACATCGGATTGACCTTCCTGATGCCCGGCGATGAGGTGATTACAGGGCATCCCTCGTTCGTGCGTTATGACGCGGCGGCGAAGCTGAACAACGCGCCGTTGCAACTTGTACCTCTGCGGGAGCACCGCTTTGACCTGTCGGCGATTTTAGAGCGCGTGAACGAACGTACCAAGATCATCTTCATCGCCAACCCGAACAACCCGACTGGTACCATCGTGACCGCCGACGAGGTGGAAGCGTTCATGAACGCCCTGCCGGAGCATGTGGTGGTGGTGTGGGACCAGGCATATCAGGAGTACGTTTCGCGCCCGGACTACCCGGACACGTTGCGCTACGTGCGTGATGGGCGTCCTGTGATCGTCCTGCGCACCTTCTCGAAAGCATACGCGCTGGCAGGGCTTCGAGTGGGCTACGCCATCGCCCGGGCAGACATCGTCGACGCGATGAACCGTGTGCGCGAGCCGTTCAACGTCAACAGCGTGGCGCAGGCGGCGGCTCTGGCGGCTCTGCAGGATCAAGAGCACCTGCGCAAAGCGGTAGAGCTGAACCGACAGGGGCTGGAGTATTTCTACCAGCACTTCGAGCGGCTGGGCTTGACCTACGTACGCAGCGAGGCAAACTGCGTGATGGTAGACCTGGGACGTGATAGCCAGCCTGTGTTTCAGGCGTTATTGCGCAAGGGGGTCATCGTGCGTACGGGACACATCTTCGGCTTGCCCACCTACCTGCGCATCACCACCGGCAAGCCCGAAGAAAACGAAAGGTTCATCTGTGCGTTAGAGGAGGTTCTGCAGGCATGA
- a CDS encoding oxidoreductase → MADYGVLVHGAGWVSTEHVRAYQRNPYTEVVAICSRTRESAERLKESTGAVNAKIYTDYEQALADPNVHLVSICTPPNLHPRETILAAQAGKHILIEKAVANSREELIEMVKAVRKAGVKTVVSFVLRWNPQFMCIKRLLEQNAIGRIFYAEVDYWHHIGPHYRQYEWNVKKSVAGSSFLSAGCHAVDAIRYFVQDEIEEVMAYSNNTDPNYEYDTNVVAAVRFQGGAIGKLSSILDCRCPYAFNIDLLGERGTLRDNRIWAKDLLPGQTDWVTVPTIRPDSGDVTHHPFHGEIDHFVDCVRNNVESHVSLYDAARTHEVIYAIDESAATGKPVKVRYEASAL, encoded by the coding sequence ATGGCAGATTACGGCGTGCTGGTTCACGGCGCGGGCTGGGTATCTACCGAGCATGTACGCGCCTATCAACGCAACCCTTACACAGAAGTGGTGGCTATCTGTAGTCGCACCCGCGAAAGTGCGGAACGCCTGAAAGAGAGCACCGGCGCGGTGAACGCAAAGATTTACACCGATTACGAACAGGCGCTGGCAGACCCGAACGTGCATCTGGTCTCCATCTGCACACCGCCTAACCTCCACCCGCGTGAGACCATCCTTGCCGCGCAGGCAGGCAAGCACATCCTGATAGAGAAGGCGGTCGCCAACAGCCGCGAGGAGCTGATAGAGATGGTGAAGGCGGTGCGCAAAGCGGGCGTGAAGACGGTGGTGAGCTTCGTACTGCGCTGGAACCCACAGTTTATGTGCATCAAACGCCTGCTGGAGCAGAACGCCATCGGGCGCATCTTCTACGCAGAGGTGGACTACTGGCACCACATCGGTCCGCACTACCGCCAGTACGAATGGAACGTGAAGAAGAGCGTGGCGGGCAGCTCCTTCCTGAGCGCGGGATGCCACGCGGTAGACGCTATCCGCTACTTCGTGCAGGACGAGATCGAAGAGGTGATGGCATACTCCAACAACACCGACCCCAACTACGAATACGATACCAACGTGGTGGCGGCGGTGCGGTTCCAGGGCGGCGCGATCGGCAAATTGTCCTCTATCCTGGACTGTCGGTGCCCGTATGCCTTTAACATCGACCTGCTGGGCGAGCGGGGAACCCTGCGCGACAACCGAATCTGGGCGAAAGACCTGTTGCCCGGTCAAACCGACTGGGTGACGGTGCCCACCATCCGTCCCGATAGCGGCGATGTGACGCATCACCCATTCCATGGCGAGATTGACCACTTCGTGGACTGTGTGCGCAACAACGTAGAAAGCCACGTGAGCCTTTACGACGCGGCAAGGACGCACGAGGTCATCTACGCCATCGACGAGTCGGCGGCGACAGGCAAGCCGGTGAAGGTGCGCTACGAGGCATCGGCGTTGTAG
- a CDS encoding GlcNAc-PI de-N-acetylase, whose protein sequence is MRVLAVGAHPDDIEILCAGTLLRYRQQGHEVVLCVATNGEQGHFVLKPEELRQIRHQEAKASADLCGAELLWMDIPDEFIYHDHATRMAFIEMVRKARPDVVITHNPDDYHMDHRVVSELVFVSTFMATLPHVETESPPTPRLPVIYYMDSLAGASFIPTEYVDITSVIEQKIAMMECHQSQVKWLKEHDNIDITDFIRVMGRFRGLSAGVMYAEGFRRLEAWGRGTVTRLLP, encoded by the coding sequence ATGCGTGTTTTAGCGGTTGGTGCACATCCAGACGATATCGAGATACTCTGCGCGGGCACGCTCCTGCGCTACCGGCAGCAGGGGCACGAGGTGGTCCTCTGCGTCGCCACCAACGGCGAGCAAGGGCACTTCGTGCTGAAACCGGAAGAGCTGCGCCAGATCCGCCATCAGGAGGCGAAAGCGTCCGCCGACCTGTGCGGGGCGGAGCTTCTCTGGATGGACATACCCGACGAGTTCATCTATCACGACCATGCCACGCGCATGGCGTTCATCGAGATGGTGCGCAAGGCGCGCCCTGATGTGGTCATCACGCACAACCCGGACGACTATCACATGGACCATCGCGTGGTATCGGAACTGGTGTTCGTGAGCACCTTCATGGCAACGCTGCCTCATGTGGAGACCGAAAGCCCACCTACGCCGCGCCTGCCCGTTATCTACTATATGGACAGCCTGGCGGGAGCGAGCTTCATCCCCACCGAATACGTAGACATCACATCCGTGATCGAGCAGAAAATCGCCATGATGGAATGCCATCAAAGCCAGGTGAAGTGGCTGAAGGAGCACGATAACATCGACATCACCGACTTCATCCGCGTGATGGGACGCTTTCGTGGGCTGAGCGCGGGCGTGATGTACGCCGAAGGTTTCCGCAGGCTGGAGGCATGGGGTAGAGGCACGGTGACACGGCTGCTACCGTGA
- a CDS encoding DUF4139 domain-containing protein — MLAKVFLCVSLLMGTTMAMEAQNMVTSTAKDTRGVSLTIYNQNFAVVRENRQITLKEGVNFVRYEDVAAQIDPTSISFKSLTAPNAVAVREQNYQYDLLNPTSILNKSVGKTIRFKQVHPDGKVEILEGTLLNPPTAVVGQTDAGGGGTVYQGLVIRLKDGRLILNPTGQIELNELPEGLVSRPSLLWKLDVDRAGTHNTQVSYLANGITWKADYVAVVNKDESMVDITGWVTIDNRSGATYTDAQLQLLAGDVRRVQEAPGMGGVPMDAMMVKRAAAPQFEEESFFEYHLYTLQGTTTVRDNETKQMTLLSAADVKVTRKLVLDAGRRWWIQGIRAPGMGSDTQNVKLNIVVEMRNSKENNMGMPLPKGKVRLYKADDRGNLQFLGEDLIDHTPKDELVRLYIGDAFDVVGERKRTDYKQISDRVIEETYEITVRNHKETDVDVWIVEHFWGEWQILNSSHQYNKLDAHTVEFPVKVERNGAVKVTYTVRTKW, encoded by the coding sequence ATGCTGGCAAAAGTGTTCTTGTGTGTATCTCTCCTGATGGGGACAACGATGGCAATGGAGGCACAGAATATGGTGACATCTACCGCCAAGGATACCAGAGGGGTATCGCTGACCATCTACAACCAGAACTTCGCGGTGGTACGGGAGAACCGACAGATCACGCTCAAAGAGGGCGTCAACTTCGTGCGCTACGAGGATGTGGCAGCGCAGATAGACCCCACCTCTATCAGCTTCAAATCGCTCACCGCGCCCAACGCCGTTGCCGTGCGTGAGCAGAACTACCAGTACGACCTGCTGAACCCGACATCCATCCTCAACAAGTCGGTGGGCAAGACAATACGATTCAAACAGGTACATCCAGACGGCAAGGTAGAGATTCTGGAAGGCACTCTACTCAATCCGCCTACCGCAGTAGTTGGTCAGACGGATGCTGGCGGAGGCGGAACCGTCTACCAGGGACTGGTCATTCGCCTGAAGGACGGTCGGCTGATTCTGAACCCGACGGGGCAAATCGAACTGAACGAGCTGCCAGAGGGGCTGGTCTCGCGTCCATCGCTGCTGTGGAAGCTGGACGTAGACCGCGCTGGCACACACAACACGCAGGTCTCCTACCTCGCCAACGGCATCACCTGGAAGGCAGACTATGTGGCAGTAGTGAACAAGGACGAAAGTATGGTGGACATCACCGGCTGGGTGACCATCGACAACCGCAGTGGAGCTACCTACACCGATGCCCAGCTGCAGCTGCTGGCAGGTGATGTGCGTCGCGTGCAGGAGGCGCCGGGCATGGGCGGTGTGCCGATGGATGCGATGATGGTGAAACGCGCTGCCGCTCCGCAATTTGAGGAAGAGTCGTTCTTCGAATACCACCTGTACACCCTGCAAGGTACCACCACCGTACGCGACAACGAGACCAAGCAGATGACCCTGCTGTCCGCCGCGGATGTGAAGGTGACTCGCAAGCTGGTGCTGGATGCGGGAAGGCGATGGTGGATTCAGGGCATCCGCGCACCGGGCATGGGCAGCGATACCCAGAACGTGAAACTGAACATCGTGGTGGAGATGCGCAACAGCAAGGAGAACAACATGGGCATGCCCCTGCCGAAGGGCAAGGTGCGCCTGTACAAAGCTGATGACCGCGGCAACCTGCAGTTTTTGGGCGAAGACCTGATTGACCATACCCCCAAAGACGAACTGGTGCGCCTGTACATCGGCGACGCCTTCGACGTGGTGGGTGAGCGCAAACGCACCGACTACAAGCAGATTTCCGACCGTGTGATCGAGGAGACCTACGAAATCACCGTGCGTAATCACAAGGAGACCGACGTGGACGTGTGGATTGTGGAACACTTCTGGGGCGAATGGCAGATTCTCAACAGCAGTCACCAGTACAACAAGCTGGATGCCCACACTGTAGAGTTCCCTGTGAAAGTAGAGCGCAACGGCGCGGTGAAGGTGACCTACACCGTTCGCACGAAGTGGTAG
- a CDS encoding response regulator receiver modulated metal-depenent phosphohydrolase — protein sequence MSEKVLFVDDDANILAGYQRALRKQFRIEIAIGAEAALKIIERQGPYAVVVSDMYMPGMNGVHFLAKVKEIAPDTVRIMLTGNPDLRTAIEAVHHGHIFRFLTKPCPPESLAMALEAGIEQYRLITAERDLLEKTLSGSVRMLMEILAMVDPHLFGRAQTLRGYVRSLAQTLQVGEIWKLELAATLAQVGLVTIPPVVVLKARAGHPLSEAEQEMLERVPEISHNLLINIPRLEPVARIVLYQNKHFDGSGFPRDNVSGYDIPLGARMLKVLSDMRDLEENSVSRRRAFEVMRKREGWYDPRVLEAAVVTFVSPAEAQQQTDVPAIAVSVRGLRIGHVLASDVYTADGKLLISAGHRVSEALLERIRNFAEVTGIREPLYVEMRQGGGLVQAA from the coding sequence ATGTCTGAAAAGGTGTTGTTCGTGGATGACGATGCGAACATTCTCGCGGGTTATCAACGCGCCCTGCGCAAGCAGTTTCGCATCGAAATCGCCATCGGCGCGGAAGCCGCGTTGAAAATTATCGAAAGACAGGGACCGTATGCAGTCGTGGTGTCGGATATGTACATGCCCGGCATGAACGGAGTGCATTTCCTGGCAAAGGTCAAGGAGATAGCTCCCGACACCGTTCGTATCATGCTCACAGGCAATCCTGACCTGCGTACTGCCATCGAAGCGGTGCATCATGGGCACATCTTTCGTTTCCTCACCAAGCCCTGTCCGCCGGAAAGCCTGGCGATGGCTCTGGAAGCGGGGATAGAGCAGTACCGGCTGATCACCGCCGAGCGCGACCTGCTGGAGAAGACCCTCAGTGGTAGCGTGCGGATGCTGATGGAGATTCTGGCGATGGTAGACCCCCACCTGTTTGGTCGGGCACAAACTCTGCGTGGGTACGTTCGCTCGCTGGCGCAGACGCTACAGGTGGGCGAGATCTGGAAGCTGGAGCTGGCGGCGACGCTGGCGCAGGTGGGACTGGTCACTATCCCCCCGGTGGTGGTGCTGAAAGCGCGCGCCGGGCATCCGCTTTCGGAAGCAGAGCAGGAGATGCTGGAGCGTGTGCCTGAAATCAGCCACAACCTATTGATTAACATCCCACGTCTGGAGCCGGTAGCGCGCATTGTGCTTTACCAGAACAAGCATTTCGATGGTTCAGGCTTCCCACGCGACAATGTGTCGGGATACGACATTCCGCTAGGGGCGCGGATGCTCAAAGTGCTGAGCGACATGCGCGATCTGGAGGAAAATAGCGTCTCCAGACGGCGCGCCTTTGAGGTAATGCGCAAACGTGAGGGATGGTACGATCCGCGTGTACTCGAAGCAGCTGTGGTTACCTTCGTCTCGCCCGCAGAAGCGCAGCAGCAAACAGACGTGCCGGCGATAGCGGTGTCGGTGCGCGGATTGCGAATCGGGCACGTGCTGGCTTCCGATGTGTATACCGCCGACGGCAAACTACTCATTTCGGCGGGACATCGCGTCTCAGAGGCGTTGTTAGAACGAATCCGCAACTTCGCCGAGGTGACGGGCATTCGCGAACCGCTGTATGTGGAGATGCGACAAGGCGGTGGGCTGGTGCAGGCGGCGTAA
- a CDS encoding two-component system response regulator, whose protein sequence is MKRRILFVDDEPNVLQGLQRMLRSMRNEWDMHFAGSGEEALSKLEEAPFDVIVSDMRMPGMNGAQLLREVARRYPNVVRIVLSGHSDREYILQLVTTTHQYLAKPCEAETIKDTVNRACALRDLLTSKELSAVVSRIKSLPSLPSLYMRIIEVLQSDDPSLQKIGEIVSEDIAMSAKVLQLVNSSFFGIARRISNPVQAVMFLGLETVKALVLSVQIFAKWEHSKVQGFDIERLWHHSMTVGAMAKRLAETEQLSAREADEAFTAGLLHDVGKLILAASLPDTYQKVLAASKAQRIPLWRAEEAVFGTSHAEVGAYLLGLWGLPTSIVEAVAWHHRPSLCPARTFCPLTTVHVANALWHQNIPEQQEDAPQTLDTMLMESMGLTERLPAWQSVYAQVITQGGK, encoded by the coding sequence ATGAAACGGCGGATACTATTTGTGGACGATGAGCCGAACGTGCTGCAGGGGCTACAACGGATGTTGCGCTCTATGCGCAACGAGTGGGACATGCACTTTGCAGGCAGTGGCGAAGAAGCGCTGAGCAAACTGGAAGAGGCTCCCTTCGACGTGATTGTTTCGGATATGCGGATGCCGGGCATGAACGGAGCACAGCTCCTGAGGGAAGTAGCCAGAAGATATCCCAACGTGGTGCGTATTGTGCTCTCCGGACACTCAGACAGAGAGTATATCCTGCAACTGGTTACCACCACCCATCAATATCTGGCAAAGCCGTGCGAAGCTGAAACTATTAAGGACACAGTGAACCGCGCCTGTGCTCTGCGCGATCTGCTGACGAGCAAAGAACTGAGCGCGGTAGTATCCCGGATTAAATCACTGCCCAGCCTGCCCTCACTGTACATGCGCATCATTGAGGTGCTGCAATCCGACGACCCTTCTCTGCAGAAGATTGGGGAGATTGTGTCGGAGGACATCGCGATGAGCGCAAAGGTGTTACAGCTGGTAAACTCGTCGTTCTTCGGTATTGCCCGACGCATCTCCAACCCTGTACAGGCGGTGATGTTTCTAGGGCTGGAAACGGTGAAGGCGCTGGTGTTGTCGGTGCAGATTTTCGCCAAATGGGAGCACAGCAAGGTGCAGGGATTTGACATCGAGCGGCTATGGCATCACAGCATGACGGTAGGCGCCATGGCAAAGCGTCTTGCCGAAACGGAGCAGCTTTCCGCTCGCGAGGCAGACGAAGCCTTTACCGCAGGGCTGTTGCACGATGTGGGCAAGCTGATCCTGGCTGCCAGTCTGCCCGATACTTATCAGAAGGTGTTAGCGGCGTCGAAGGCGCAGCGCATCCCTCTCTGGCGGGCGGAAGAGGCAGTGTTCGGCACGTCGCATGCGGAGGTCGGCGCGTATCTGCTGGGATTGTGGGGCTTGCCCACCTCTATTGTGGAGGCAGTGGCGTGGCATCACCGTCCGTCACTGTGCCCGGCGCGCACGTTCTGTCCACTGACCACCGTGCATGTGGCGAACGCTCTGTGGCATCAAAACATACCCGAGCAACAAGAGGACGCCCCGCAGACGCTGGATACCATGTTGATGGAGAGCATGGGGCTGACAGAGCGATTGCCAGCATGGCAATCAGTATATGCACAGGTGATAACACAGGGAGGTAAATAA
- a CDS encoding macrolide ABC transporter ATP-binding protein: MAVQPQTNQTVATGTEYIVRCKDVVKEYMMGTQVVRALNGVTLDIVRGEYLSIMGPSGSGKSTLFNMIGGLDKPTSGSVFINDVDMAQLDAQELAFLRCRTIGYIFQTFNLIPVMTALENVMLPMIFGGLSTDEAIDRGIELLKLVGLGERLHHKPSELSGGQQQRVAIARALANNPQIILADEPTGNLDLRTGKEIIELLRQLNKEQGVTIISATHDLKMVDVSDRIVWIRDGRIDRVEERAAVEVRVGDVEGTPG; encoded by the coding sequence ATGGCGGTTCAGCCGCAGACCAATCAGACCGTAGCTACCGGCACCGAATACATCGTGCGGTGCAAGGACGTGGTGAAAGAGTACATGATGGGCACGCAGGTGGTGCGCGCGCTCAACGGCGTTACGCTGGATATTGTGCGCGGAGAGTACCTCTCTATTATGGGACCCTCTGGCTCCGGCAAGTCCACGTTGTTTAACATGATTGGTGGACTGGACAAGCCCACCAGCGGCTCGGTGTTCATCAACGACGTGGACATGGCGCAGCTGGATGCCCAGGAGCTGGCGTTCCTGCGCTGCCGCACCATCGGCTATATCTTCCAGACGTTCAACCTGATCCCGGTGATGACCGCGCTGGAGAACGTGATGCTGCCGATGATTTTCGGCGGCTTGTCCACCGATGAAGCTATTGACCGGGGCATCGAACTGCTGAAGCTGGTGGGACTGGGCGAGCGACTGCACCACAAGCCCAGCGAGCTGTCAGGTGGTCAGCAGCAGCGTGTGGCAATTGCGCGTGCGCTGGCGAACAACCCGCAAATCATCCTGGCGGACGAGCCAACGGGTAACCTGGACCTGCGCACGGGTAAAGAGATTATCGAACTGCTGCGCCAGCTGAACAAAGAGCAAGGCGTGACCATCATCTCCGCCACGCACGACCTCAAGATGGTGGACGTCTCCGACCGCATCGTATGGATCCGCGACGGGCGCATCGACCGCGTGGAGGAGCGCGCCGCCGTCGAGGTGCGTGTCGGCGACGTGGAGGGCACCCCCGGGTAG
- the tatA gene encoding Sec-independent protein translocase protein TatA: protein MSEVIQMYFGWQEALPIIVIIVVLFGARRLPELARSVGESLREFKKATSEVLDDEPAHPAPAKTEKSTEQQS from the coding sequence ATGAGTGAGGTAATCCAGATGTATTTCGGCTGGCAGGAAGCGTTACCGATTATCGTCATTATCGTCGTGCTGTTCGGAGCGCGCCGACTGCCGGAGCTGGCACGCTCGGTGGGCGAGAGCCTGCGCGAGTTCAAGAAAGCCACCTCCGAGGTACTGGACGATGAACCGGCGCATCCCGCACCGGCGAAAACCGAGAAGAGCACTGAACAGCAGTCGTAG